From Sceloporus undulatus isolate JIND9_A2432 ecotype Alabama chromosome 6, SceUnd_v1.1, whole genome shotgun sequence, one genomic window encodes:
- the PDZD3 gene encoding Na(+)/H(+) exchange regulatory cofactor NHE-RF4, with the protein MKKEKEGLRDTAELTVKFEFNPKDGIDNPVLSLAEDAEPEEESQLRFCFLKKEDGESFGFWLRQEVGESGHIVRRVTPGGLAHRRGLRNGDRILEVNGVYVEGMEHFRVVWKIKSSGKQVSLTVLDGNAYELSKALSRDLAQLLPHHHQPRLCCIPKAQSGFGFTVSAPEGVKGTFRLSVPKDGPADKAGVPDGSWLLELNGVSVESWTSAQLNKKLKHSSNPMGVLVIDAESEDFYRQRGIKVTASMADASLVPFEVKKLEMERSQDGYGFLLKEEKCCSGKRGQFLREVDAGMPAEKAGMKDGDRLLAVNGESAEDLDHQEVVLRIRADSSRVTLLAIDAEGSKFYDSVGISPLLFYDEKDPAAGWTLAHASSPPSLLQESKIPPVTACLRHPSTGSHGNELPPDQPGENSWALIKEGQDGLSQAF; encoded by the exons atgaagaaggagaaggaag gaCTCCGGGACACCGCAGAGTTAACTGT GAAATTTGAATTTAACCCCAAAGACGGGATTGATAACCCGGTCCTATCACTGGCGGAAGATGCAG agccagaggaggagTCTCAGCTCCGTTTCTGCTTTCTGAAGAAAGAAGATGGCGAAAGCTTTGGATTCTGGTTGCGTCAAGAAGTGGGCGAGAGTGGGCACATTGTGCGGCGGGTGACGCCAGGAGGCTTGGCCCACCGGAGAGGACTGAGGAATGGTGACCGAATCCTTGAGGTGAACGGGGTCTATGTTGAAGGCATGGAGCATTTTAGG gtAGTTTGGAAGATcaagagcagtggaaaacaagttTCCCTCACCGTTTTGGATGGTAATGCTTATGAGCTGTCAAAAGCTCTCAGCCGGGACTTAGCCCAGCTCCTGCCACATCACCACCAGCCACGGCTGTGCTGCATCCCCAAGGCCCAAAGCGGCTTTGGCTTCACTGTTTCCGCTCCTGAAG GTGTGAAAGGCACGTTCCGACTTTCAGTGCCAAAGGATGGACCGGCTGATAAGGCGGGTGTCCCAGATGGCTCATGGCTTTTGGAGCTCAATGGGGTCAGCGTGGAGAGCTGGACTTCTGCCCAACTCAACAAAAAG CTCAAACACAGCAGCAACCCAATGGGAGTCTTGGTGATTGATGCTGAATCAGAGGATTTCTATCGCCAACGAGGCATTAAAGTCACTGCTTCCATGGCCGATGCTTCCCTGGTTCCATTTGAAGTGAAGAAACTGGAGATGGAGAGAAGTCAGGATGGCTACGGGTTTttgctgaaagaagaaaaatgttgctCTGGAAAGAGGG GCCAGTTTTTGAGAGAGGTGGATGCTGGGATGCCAGCTGAGAAGGCAGGGATGAAAGATGGTGACCGCCTCTTGGCAGTGAATGGGGAGAGTGCTGAAGATCTCGACCACCAAGAAGTGGTGCTGAGGATCCGTGCCGACAGCAGTCGGGTGACCCTGTTGGCCATTGATGCAGAGGGGAGCAAGTTCTACGATTCG GTTGGAATATCCCCTCTTCTTTTCTACGATGAAAAGGACCCAGCAGCAGGTTGGACCCTGGCTcatgcctcctctcctcccagcTTGCTTCAAGAAAGCAAGATCCCACCCGTGACAGCCTGCCTCCGTCATCCCAGCACAGGCTCCCATGGGAATGAACTGCCACCAGACCAGCCTGGTGAAAATTCATGGGCTCTCATAAAAGAG GGCCAAGATGGACTGAGCCAGGCATTCTAG
- the CCDC153 gene encoding coiled-coil domain-containing protein 153 isoform X2, producing MMVKVAQFASKAGVQNNGNTTVTKPSDTPQQLYTSYASICKSATGEGQEMAPTKKGKAKKAGKAKKKTVPDEEKYKKSELEVDTLKQYLEMVRKYQQLQRQADTRAQWLEDERKNLQEKLAACQEEMRQSQQDKARMLEEKDKAIAEMQRKIDEMETDYDKILHASLDHVLSKMQTTKLSWEKEATGIHLEYKDRLKEFGLRPLET from the exons ATGATGGTGAAAGTTGCCCAGTTCGCGTCCAAAGCAGGAGTCCAAAACAATGGcaacacaacagtaacaaaaccATCCGACACACCCCAACAGTTATATACATCTTATGCATCCATATGCAAAAGT GCAACAGGGGAAGGTCAAGAAATGGCTCCCACCAAGAAAGGAAAGGCTAAGAAGGCAGGGAAGGCAAAGAAGAAGACTGTGCCAG ATGAGGAAAAATACAAGAAGTCAGAGCTGGAAGTGGACACTCTTAAACAGTACCTCG AGATGGTCCGCAAGTACCAGCAGCTTCAGCGCCAAGCTGATACTCGGGCACAATGGCTAGAAGATGAGAGGAAGAACTTGCAGGAAAAGCTTG CTGCCTGTCAGGAAGAGATGCGGCAAAGTCAGCAAGACAAAGCCAGGATGCTGGAAGAAAAGGACAAGGCCATTGCGGAGATGCAGCGCAAGATCGACGAGATGGAGACTGACTATGACAAAATCCTCCAT GCTAGCCTGGACCATGTGTTGTCCAAGATGCAGACCACCAAGCTTAGCTGGGAGAAGGAGGCTACAGGCATCCACCTGGAGTATAAGGACCGGCTGAAGGAGTTTGGACTCAGGCCTTTGGAGACCTGA
- the CCDC153 gene encoding coiled-coil domain-containing protein 153 isoform X3, producing MAPTKKGKAKKAGKAKKKTVPDEEKYKKSELEVDTLKQYLVLRRDMARQAMADSEGLKQKLVDLEKELEEARGDKKDIYEEMVRKYQQLQRQADTRAQWLEDERKNLQEKLAACQEEMRQSQQDKARMLEEKDKAIAEMQRKIDEMETDYDKILHASLDHVLSKMQTTKLSWEKEATGIHLEYKDRLKEFGLRPLET from the exons ATGGCTCCCACCAAGAAAGGAAAGGCTAAGAAGGCAGGGAAGGCAAAGAAGAAGACTGTGCCAG ATGAGGAAAAATACAAGAAGTCAGAGCTGGAAGTGGACACTCTTAAACAGTACCTCG TTCTCCGGCGGGATATGGCCAGGCAGGCAATGGCTGATAGCGAAGGACTGAAGCAGAAGCTGGTAGATTTGGAGAAGGAACTGGAAGAAGCACGAGGTGACAAAAAGGATATTTATGAAG AGATGGTCCGCAAGTACCAGCAGCTTCAGCGCCAAGCTGATACTCGGGCACAATGGCTAGAAGATGAGAGGAAGAACTTGCAGGAAAAGCTTG CTGCCTGTCAGGAAGAGATGCGGCAAAGTCAGCAAGACAAAGCCAGGATGCTGGAAGAAAAGGACAAGGCCATTGCGGAGATGCAGCGCAAGATCGACGAGATGGAGACTGACTATGACAAAATCCTCCAT GCTAGCCTGGACCATGTGTTGTCCAAGATGCAGACCACCAAGCTTAGCTGGGAGAAGGAGGCTACAGGCATCCACCTGGAGTATAAGGACCGGCTGAAGGAGTTTGGACTCAGGCCTTTGGAGACCTGA
- the CCDC153 gene encoding coiled-coil domain-containing protein 153 isoform X1: MMVKVAQFASKAGVQNNGNTTVTKPSDTPQQLYTSYASICKSATGEGQEMAPTKKGKAKKAGKAKKKTVPDEEKYKKSELEVDTLKQYLVLRRDMARQAMADSEGLKQKLVDLEKELEEARGDKKDIYEEMVRKYQQLQRQADTRAQWLEDERKNLQEKLAACQEEMRQSQQDKARMLEEKDKAIAEMQRKIDEMETDYDKILHASLDHVLSKMQTTKLSWEKEATGIHLEYKDRLKEFGLRPLET, translated from the exons ATGATGGTGAAAGTTGCCCAGTTCGCGTCCAAAGCAGGAGTCCAAAACAATGGcaacacaacagtaacaaaaccATCCGACACACCCCAACAGTTATATACATCTTATGCATCCATATGCAAAAGT GCAACAGGGGAAGGTCAAGAAATGGCTCCCACCAAGAAAGGAAAGGCTAAGAAGGCAGGGAAGGCAAAGAAGAAGACTGTGCCAG ATGAGGAAAAATACAAGAAGTCAGAGCTGGAAGTGGACACTCTTAAACAGTACCTCG TTCTCCGGCGGGATATGGCCAGGCAGGCAATGGCTGATAGCGAAGGACTGAAGCAGAAGCTGGTAGATTTGGAGAAGGAACTGGAAGAAGCACGAGGTGACAAAAAGGATATTTATGAAG AGATGGTCCGCAAGTACCAGCAGCTTCAGCGCCAAGCTGATACTCGGGCACAATGGCTAGAAGATGAGAGGAAGAACTTGCAGGAAAAGCTTG CTGCCTGTCAGGAAGAGATGCGGCAAAGTCAGCAAGACAAAGCCAGGATGCTGGAAGAAAAGGACAAGGCCATTGCGGAGATGCAGCGCAAGATCGACGAGATGGAGACTGACTATGACAAAATCCTCCAT GCTAGCCTGGACCATGTGTTGTCCAAGATGCAGACCACCAAGCTTAGCTGGGAGAAGGAGGCTACAGGCATCCACCTGGAGTATAAGGACCGGCTGAAGGAGTTTGGACTCAGGCCTTTGGAGACCTGA